From the Desulfovibrio sp. Huiquan2017 genome, the window CTGTTCGGCACGGGTGTCCTCGGCTCGGCGGGCGTGGCCGCCACCGCGATCATGCAAAAAGTCCTGTTCCTGGACGTGCGCGAGGCCGTGGCTCCAACCCTGTTCCACGGAGCCAAGATCCGCGAATCCGCCAGGCCGGACCGGCGCAACCTGGTGCTCGTGGCCATCGGCCTCTCCCTGGTCCTGGCCCTGGCCGCGGCCTTCGCCACCATGCTCTACCTGGGCCACCGCTACGGGCTGCGGGAATTACGCCTGGACTGGGCCACCCAAACCGTGCTGGCCAACTTCGAAAACGCCCAACGGCTGGTGGACCAGCCCGTGGGTCCCAACCGCTGGTTGATGACCTATGCGGGCTTCGGGGCCCTGGTCATGTTCGCGCTCATCTACTGCTACTACAAGCTGCCCTGGTGGCCCCTGCATCCGCTGGGTTACCTGGCGGCCTACTCCGCGGGCATGAAGATCCTGTGGTACCCCTTCTTCCTGGGCTGGCTGTGCAACCATCTGGTCCTGCATTACGGCGGCACCCGGCTCTACAACAAGGTCCGCTTCCTGTTCATCGGCCTGATCCTCGGCGACTTCCTCATGGGCGGCATCTATGCCGTCATCGGCATGTTCTCCAGCCAGGCGTATGCGGTCTTTCCCCTGTAATCATGAGAATGCCCATGCGATTTCTCTTCAAAATACTCCAACTTTCCTTCCTCTTGCTGCTCGTCGAGAGCGCGGGCTCTCCCGGCCTGGCCGCCGAACTGCCCAAGACCGCCGAACTGGTCATGTTCATCGCCCACGCGGATGTGCCGCCCTATTACCTGAACACCGCCCAGGCGCGAGGCAACGGCATCCTCATGGACGTGCTCCGGGCCGTGGTCAAACCGCTGGGCTACACGGCCACTCCCCGGCTGTTGCCCGACAGACGCGGCTGGCGCATGCTTGAACACGGCGGCGTGGACATCTACGCCACGGCAAAGGAATGGGTCGCCGCTCCGGAACGCTTCCTGTGGACGGACGCCTTCATGCCCAACGAGGACGTGCTCCTCTATCCCGCGACGAGCACCCTGCGCTACACCGGGCCGAAATCCCTGTACGGCAAGACCGTGGCGGGCATCCGGGGATTCTTCTATCCCGCCCTGGCAGGACACTTCGGTCCAGGCGGGATCACGAGGCTGGACACCACCTCGCCCCAGGCCCTGCTCGAACTCCTGCGGCTGGGACGGGCGGACGCCGCTCTGGTCAACCGTACGGAAATACTGTGGATGTTCCGCAACCTCCCGAATCTGCAACCGACCCTTTTCCGCATTGATGAAACCCCCGTGGGCACGGCGGAATTCCGCTTCCTCTTTCCCAGGGGGCGGGGATGGGAGCCCTTCATCGACCTGTTCAACGGCCGCCTCCGGGAGATGAAGCGGGACGGCAGCCTCAAGGCCATACTCGACCTCTACCGTTAAGCCGGATCAGCCGGAGCGAAACCTATGTACGACGACAAGGAACTGCAAGAATACCGGAACCTGATGCAGCCGCCGGAGAAGTTCGAGGAGGGCTTCGACTGGAAGGCCATCGTGGGCGCCATATTCATCGGCTTCTTGATGATGCCCGGTTCCATGTACCTCCAGTTGGTCATTGGCCAGGGCATCGGCCCGGCCGCCCGATGGGTGACCATCATCCTCTTCGCCGAGATCGCCAAGCGCTCCTATACCCACCTGAAGGAACAGGAAATATTCCTGCTCTACTACATGGCGGGCGCGGCCCTGGCCTCGCCTTTCCAAGGGCTGCTCTGGAACCAGTACCTGGTCCAGTCCGACGCGGCGCGCATGCTCGGCCTGACCGAGTTCATCCCCCACTGGGTGGCCCCGGCCCTGGGCTCCGGCTCCTATCTGGAGCGGACCTTCCTGCACCGCGACTGGCTCATCCCCATTCTGCTGCTCATCGGCGCGCAACTGGTCCAGCGAATCGACCATTTCGGCCTGGGCTACTCGCTCTACCGCATCACCTCGGACGTGGAGAAACTGCCCTTCCCCATGGCCCCGGTGGGGGCGCTGGGCACCATGGCCCTGGCCGAATCCACCGAGGACAGGAAAACCGGCTGGAAGTGGCGTGTCTTCTCCATCGGCGGGGTCATCGGCCTGGCCTTCGGCTTTTTCTATGTGCTCCTGCCCGCCCTGTCCGGGCTGCTCTTCACCGAGCCCATCCGGCTTATCCCCATCCCGTGGATCGAGCTGACCCGGCACACCGAGGACGTCCTGCCCGCCGTGGCCACGGGCATCCAGTTCGACCTCGGCCTGGTCTTTATCGGCATGGTCCTGCCGTTCTGGGCAGTCATCGGCGGCCTGCTCGGGCTGATCGTGACCATCGTGGCCAATCCGATCCTCTACGCCCACGGCATCCTGCACCGCTGGCATCCGGGCATGGCCACGGTGGAGACGGTCTTCGCCAACAATTTCGATTTCTACATGAGCTTCGGCATCGGACTGGGGCTGGCCATCGGCGCGGTGGGCGTCTACCATGTGGTCCGGTCCTTCAAGAGTTCGAGCGGCGGCCTGGATTTCTCGGCCCTGTTCAACCCGCCCCAGGGACGCGGCGACATCAACTTCTGGGTGTCCATCGGCATCTACGTCTTCTCCACGCTGTGCTACATCGCCTTTTGCCTCTGGCTGGTGCCCAGCTTCCCGTGGATCTTCTTCGTCCTCTATGGCTTCATCTACACTCCGGTCATCTCCTACATCTCGGCGCGCATGGAGGGCGTGGCCGGACAGTTCGTGGCCCTGCCCATGGTCCGCGAGTTCTCGTTCATCGCCGGGGCCAAGTTCTTCGGCTATCACGGGCTCGAAATCTGGTACGCGCCCATCCCGTTCCACAACTACGGCGAGGCCACGGTCCAGTTCCGCCAGATCGAGCTGACCGGCACGTCCCTGCGCGGGATCATCAAGGCGGAAATCCTGGTCTTCCCCATCGTCATGGTATCCTCCCTGCTCTTCTCCCAGTTCCTCTGGCAGCTCGCGCCCATCCCCTCGCCCGAGTATCCATTCGCCCAGGAGCTGTGGCACCTCCAGGCCCTGAACACCCTGCTCCTGCAAACCTCCACCCTGGACGGCAACTCCCTGTTCTTCGAGGCCCTGTCCGGCCCGGTGGTCCTGTCCGGCCTGGGGCTCGGGCTGATCCTCTACTCGGTGCTCAACGTGCTCGGCCTGCCCGTGCTCCTGGTCTACGGCGTGGTCCGGGGACTGGGCCAGTCCACGCCCCACGGCATGCTCCTCGAAGTGATCGGCGCCCTGCTCGGCCGCTTCTATTTCCTCAAAAAGTACGGCACCAAATGGCGCCACTACGCCCCGGTCCTGCTGGCGGGCTTCTCCTGCGGCATGGGGTTGACCGGCATGTTCGCCATGGGATGCACGTTGATCATGAAGTCGCTCGGCCGACTGGCCTACTAAGACAGTCGCAATATGCTGTTTTAAATAAGTTTTTTATCTTTTATAGCAAGAATGCCGGACGCATCCCGGCGCGGGTCCGCCGACCGCCGAAACAACTGTTGCCAAACCATGCGTTTATACCATGGGCATTGAATCGGCGGACGTTTTCCTGTAACATCCCTTCGACTCCATGGCGGTGTAATACGGCTCGTCCAAATCCTTGCAAAAGGACGTGCGACGGGCTGCAAGGAGGGAACCCATCCGTGAGACACAGAGCATTACTTATTTCGACTTCCGAGACCCTGAGCCGGGAGGCCGCAAGGGTCGCCAAGGGCCTCGGACTGCAATTGGACATCCGCAAGGGGGGCCTGCTGACCGACGGCCACCTGTACGCGCTGGAACACCAGAGCGAATACGACGTCTTCCTTTCTCAGGGCGGAACCGCCCTGCTCATGGAAGAGATGTTGTCCAAGCCGGTCATCTCCATCACCATCTCGGTGGTGGACTACGTCCAGGCCCTGAACAAGGCCAAGAGCTACGGCCACAAGGTGGCCCTGGTCAGCTACGACTGTCCCTTGCTCAAGGAACTGGAGAGCCTGGCCAAGTTGACCCCGGATTTCGACTTCAGCGTCTTCTCCTATTCCAACAAGGACGACTTCCAGGAGCAGATCAACAAGGTCTTTTCCCTGAAGGACCACACGGTCATCGGCCTGGGCGGGTGTACCTGCGACCACGTCCAGAAGCACGGCGTGGACTACGTCATGATCAAGTCCTCCCGCGAGAACGTCCGCAGCGCACTCATAGCGGCCAAGAACATCATCGACCTGAACTACAAGGAGCGGCTGACCGCCAACCGGGTGACCAACATCCTGAACTATTCCAGCGAGGGCATCTTCTGCGTGGACAAGGACGGCAACATCCCGATCATGAACTTCGCGGCCGAGCGGATCTTCAACGTCACCCAGGCGGATGTGGTCGGCAAGCCCCTGGCCTCGCCCGAGGTGCCGAGAATCTTCCGCGACATTTACGGAGACGGAAGTTTTCTGGTCAACGAAACCGTGGTCAGCGGCGAGAGTGCCTTCATGGTCAACCGCATCCAGTTGAGCATCAACCGGCGCATCGAGGAGACCCTGGTCACCTTCCAATCCATCTCGGACATCCAATCCCTGGAACGCAAATCGCGCAACGCCCTGCGCAACGCGGGCCTGGTGGCCAAGAAATCTTTTGCCGACATCACCTACAGCAGCCAGGCCATGCACGAATGCGTGCTCAGGGCCCGGCAGTTCGGCTCCACCGACGCGGCCCTGCTCATCGAGGGCGAGACCGGCACGGGCAAGGAGCTCTTCGCCCAGGGCATCCACAATTCAAGCCCCCGGAGCAAGGGGCCGTTCGTGGCCGTCAACTGTGCGGCCCTGCCCGAGAGCCTGCTGGAAAGCGAAC encodes:
- a CDS encoding peptide transporter produces the protein MYDDKELQEYRNLMQPPEKFEEGFDWKAIVGAIFIGFLMMPGSMYLQLVIGQGIGPAARWVTIILFAEIAKRSYTHLKEQEIFLLYYMAGAALASPFQGLLWNQYLVQSDAARMLGLTEFIPHWVAPALGSGSYLERTFLHRDWLIPILLLIGAQLVQRIDHFGLGYSLYRITSDVEKLPFPMAPVGALGTMALAESTEDRKTGWKWRVFSIGGVIGLAFGFFYVLLPALSGLLFTEPIRLIPIPWIELTRHTEDVLPAVATGIQFDLGLVFIGMVLPFWAVIGGLLGLIVTIVANPILYAHGILHRWHPGMATVETVFANNFDFYMSFGIGLGLAIGAVGVYHVVRSFKSSSGGLDFSALFNPPQGRGDINFWVSIGIYVFSTLCYIAFCLWLVPSFPWIFFVLYGFIYTPVISYISARMEGVAGQFVALPMVREFSFIAGAKFFGYHGLEIWYAPIPFHNYGEATVQFRQIELTGTSLRGIIKAEILVFPIVMVSSLLFSQFLWQLAPIPSPEYPFAQELWHLQALNTLLLQTSTLDGNSLFFEALSGPVVLSGLGLGLILYSVLNVLGLPVLLVYGVVRGLGQSTPHGMLLEVIGALLGRFYFLKKYGTKWRHYAPVLLAGFSCGMGLTGMFAMGCTLIMKSLGRLAY
- a CDS encoding sigma 54-interacting transcriptional regulator; this encodes MRHRALLISTSETLSREAARVAKGLGLQLDIRKGGLLTDGHLYALEHQSEYDVFLSQGGTALLMEEMLSKPVISITISVVDYVQALNKAKSYGHKVALVSYDCPLLKELESLAKLTPDFDFSVFSYSNKDDFQEQINKVFSLKDHTVIGLGGCTCDHVQKHGVDYVMIKSSRENVRSALIAAKNIIDLNYKERLTANRVTNILNYSSEGIFCVDKDGNIPIMNFAAERIFNVTQADVVGKPLASPEVPRIFRDIYGDGSFLVNETVVSGESAFMVNRIQLSINRRIEETLVTFQSISDIQSLERKSRNALRNAGLVAKKSFADITYSSQAMHECVLRARQFGSTDAALLIEGETGTGKELFAQGIHNSSPRSKGPFVAVNCAALPESLLESELFGYTSGAFTGARKGGKAGLFELAHNGTIFLDEIGDISPMIQSRLLRVLQEKSVLRVGGDRILDVNTRIVAATNKDLLGMVEKGDFRSDLYYRLNLLNLNIAPLRERPEDIETLVCYFLATKGSMYGLEPGKRLSARTLDMMREYDWPGNVRELENFMEKLLILQPLESNLDYAAMKLLAERTHRSRGCADPAGQDDAPGMLTIHVSSLKDMENEIFNKMLDRMGGNQTRVARRLGVSRVTVWKRLQDNQVRQ
- a CDS encoding transporter substrate-binding domain-containing protein; the encoded protein is MRFLFKILQLSFLLLLVESAGSPGLAAELPKTAELVMFIAHADVPPYYLNTAQARGNGILMDVLRAVVKPLGYTATPRLLPDRRGWRMLEHGGVDIYATAKEWVAAPERFLWTDAFMPNEDVLLYPATSTLRYTGPKSLYGKTVAGIRGFFYPALAGHFGPGGITRLDTTSPQALLELLRLGRADAALVNRTEILWMFRNLPNLQPTLFRIDETPVGTAEFRFLFPRGRGWEPFIDLFNGRLREMKRDGSLKAILDLYR